The Polyangium aurulentum genomic interval TCCGGCAACGTCAGCGCATGCGGCGCTCCGTGGTCGATCCGAAAGACGTATGCGTGAGCAGCACGATCGCCGGTACGGCCAGATTGGGCCTTCTACCGGCAACGCTTCGCGGCGAGCTTGCGGAGCGCGGCCTTCTGCCAGCGCACCTGCGCGGCGATGTCCTCCTCGCTATGCAAAGGGGTCTCCGTCGCCTCGATGCGGTCGAGGACGAGCCCGCGCGGATCGCGGCGGAACGCCAGGCATACCTCCCGGTCCCATTCCCCATACGCGGGCTTGCAGCAGGACAGACCCTCGCAGGACGGGACGAGCGTTTCCGGCAGCTCCGGCTCGCAGATGCGGCGCTCGTACTCCTGCACGAAATCTTGCAGGGACTCTTTCAGCTCCTTCTGCCCCTCCGGGCCGCAGAGCTTCTCGGCGACCCGCTCGTTCTCGGGGTGCTCGCCCGTCGCGTCGTCTCCCGTGCTGACGTAATCGACGCCGCGCGCGGGGTCGAAGGCGTCCGCGATGTCGCGCCGGCCCGCGGCGAGCTCGCGGATGAGCTCGAGATCCGGCTTCTCCGGCATCGGTCGCAAGGGCCCCGAGGGGAGCGCGGGCGCGGCGCAGGGGGCAGGCTTCTCCTCCGTCGGGACCTGCGCCTCTTTCGTCTCGGTGGCTGTCGCCTCGGCTCTGGGCATCTCGATGTGGACCTCGGAGACGCGCTGCGCGAGGTCGCCGTCGCGCGCGGTCGCTGCGCGTTGCGCGCAGCCAGCGAGGAGGAGCGCCCCGAGGAGCGGGGAGGGATGTCGGCGTGTCATGTGCACGCCGCACGAACGACTGCCGGGCGGAGAATATTCATCCGCCCGGCCGTGCGGGAGGGAAGGTCACCCCTCGGCCACGGACCGAAGGGCGAGGGGGCATTCATGCGGAGGGCTGCAATCGACCCGGGAGGGGGCGATTCACTGCGCGGCGGTGGGAGGGGGCGCGCCCGGATCGAGGATCTGGCGCTCCTCCGAGGCGCGCTCGAACTTCTCCTGGAGCTGGCGCGACAGCCCGGTCGAGCTGATCGCGTTGGCCTTCTTCATCAGCTCGGCGGCGGCTTTCGGGTCGCCCATGGCCCACTTCATCTGCGCGGCGTTGTTCAGCGCGCCGTGGTTCTTCGGCTCGGCCGCGGCGACCTTCATGAAGGCCTCGTGCGCGTCGGCGTACTTGCCCTGCTTGGCCAAGGCGATGCCCGGCTCGAGGCTCGCCGGCTCGTCGACGAAGATGATCTGGTCGGCGCGCTTGTGCGAAAGATAGGGGAAGAGCACGGCGCCGAACGCGTGCCGCAGCATGAACAGCGAGCGCTGCGTCTCCTCGCTCGGCCCCATCGAGCGCGCGTCCCAGCCGTCGTCCGTCTGCTCGTACGGGTGGCCCGTCATGCCCATGGGCACGATGACCTCCTTGCCGTTGACCTCGACCTTGAGCCGGTGACTGGTCTTATCCATCTGGGCCACGACCCAGCTCGTCTCGATCTCCTTCGCGGCGCGGGTCCACAGGGTCACGCTCATGAGCACGGCGTTGCCCGGGTTGAAGGCGGGCACGTTCACCGAGACGAGCAGCGGCGGGACGACCGGCTCGTTCGGGGGGATCGTCAGGATGGGCTTCGGCTTCTTCTCGGGGCTGAACGTGAATTGGGCCTTGAGTTTGTCGAAGAAGTCGGGGATGTCCCAGGTGACCTCGTGCGGCTGCCTGCGCAGGTCGAACGTCTTCACGTCGAGCCGGCCGCCAATCGCGTCCTGCAGGCCGCGGTAGACGACCTCGTTGAAGTCGCGCGAGTCGCGGTACTCGGTGGCGACGTCGATGAGCCCGATGGACGTGGGCTCGTCCTTCACGATGACGCGGGGGGGCTCGACGCGGTCGAAGCCGTGCGTGCTGGCGCATCCGCCGAGCGCGAAAGACGCGAGGGCGAGAGAGAGGAGGGTCGCTTTGAAAGCAATTCTCATCGCGCCAGGAGACGTCGCGCCCCGCTTGCTGTCAAGCGTGTCGACTGCGCCCTTTCGTGCTCTCTTCGAGCCCGCATGAGCCCGGTCGCAGCCGCGGTTTCCCTTGTTACGTACAGCCTCCCCCGCGATGATGGCGTGGATCGGGTGGACCGTTCCTTTGCAGCGAGGTCATTGATGAGGCGATTGGAGAACAAGGTCGCGGTGGTCACCGGCGGCGGCGGCGGGATTGGCGCGGCGACGGCGGCGCTCTTCGTGCGCGAGGGAGCGCGCGTGGTGGTGGTGGGCCGGACCGAGGACAAGCTCCGCAAGACGGTCGAGGCGATCGGCAGCGAGAACGTGAGCCATGTGGTGGCGGACGTGTCGAAGGTGGAGGACACCGAGCGCTACGTGGGGGAGGCGGTATCGCGTCACGGCGGCATCGACGTGCTGGTGAGCAATGCCGGCTACGAGGGGCCGTACAAGGCGATGACCGAGCACTCCGTGGAGGAGTTCGACCGGGTGATGTCGACGAACGTGCGCGGCACGTGGCTATCGATCAAGTACGCATTCCCGGCGATGGTGAAGCGAGGGGGCGGGAGCGTGGTGATCACCTCCTCGATGGCGGGTCTCGTCGGCTCCCCGACGCACTCTGCGTACACGTCCAGCAAGCACGCGCTGATCGGCATGGCGCGGGCGCTGGCGCACGACGGGGCGCCGCACAACATCCGCGTGAACGCGGTCTGCCCGGGCGTGATCGACAACGAGATGATGGCATCGGTGCACACGCGGCTCGCGCCGGGGGCCGAGGCTGCATTCCAGGGGGCGATCTCCGCGCGCGTGCCGCTGAAGCGTTATGGGACGAACGAGGAGATTGCGCGGTTCAACCTGTTCCTCGCGAGCGACGAGAGCAGCTACTGCACCGGCGGGGTGTACGTGGCGGATGGAGGGGTGACGGCGGGGTTCATGTAGAGGCGTCAAAGGGCGATGTTCTGCTTCCGCGCCCATCGCTGGAGGTGGTAGCGGACCATTTCGCAATGCTCGAGGGCGGGCACGCCGGGCTGGATGCCAGCCGCCTTGTACTCCGCGCGTAGCGCCGCCGCGTCCCACCCAGCCTCTTCGAGGCGCTGCTTGAGCATCTCGTACACCTCGCGCCGGGCGCGGCGCAGCCGTTGTGCGTTCAGATTGAGCGCGCTGATGTCCTCCGCTACATGGCGCGCATCCGTCTTC includes:
- a CDS encoding tetratricopeptide repeat protein, whose translation is MRIAFKATLLSLALASFALGGCASTHGFDRVEPPRVIVKDEPTSIGLIDVATEYRDSRDFNEVVYRGLQDAIGGRLDVKTFDLRRQPHEVTWDIPDFFDKLKAQFTFSPEKKPKPILTIPPNEPVVPPLLVSVNVPAFNPGNAVLMSVTLWTRAAKEIETSWVVAQMDKTSHRLKVEVNGKEVIVPMGMTGHPYEQTDDGWDARSMGPSEETQRSLFMLRHAFGAVLFPYLSHKRADQIIFVDEPASLEPGIALAKQGKYADAHEAFMKVAAAEPKNHGALNNAAQMKWAMGDPKAAAELMKKANAISSTGLSRQLQEKFERASEERQILDPGAPPPTAAQ
- a CDS encoding SDR family NAD(P)-dependent oxidoreductase produces the protein MRRLENKVAVVTGGGGGIGAATAALFVREGARVVVVGRTEDKLRKTVEAIGSENVSHVVADVSKVEDTERYVGEAVSRHGGIDVLVSNAGYEGPYKAMTEHSVEEFDRVMSTNVRGTWLSIKYAFPAMVKRGGGSVVITSSMAGLVGSPTHSAYTSSKHALIGMARALAHDGAPHNIRVNAVCPGVIDNEMMASVHTRLAPGAEAAFQGAISARVPLKRYGTNEEIARFNLFLASDESSYCTGGVYVADGGVTAGFM